In Erwinia sp. SLM-02, the following proteins share a genomic window:
- the smg gene encoding DUF494 family protein Smg, translated as MFDVLMYLFETYIHNEAEMRVDQDKLTDDLTDAGFHREDIYNALNWLEKLADYQDGLVAPILLTTDPLSMRIYTEEESQRLDANCRGFILFLEQIQVLNLETREMVIERIMALDTLEFDLDDLKWVVLMVLFNIPGCENAYQQMEELLFDVNEGMLH; from the coding sequence ATGTTCGACGTACTAATGTACTTATTTGAAACGTATATCCACAACGAAGCAGAAATGCGGGTTGATCAGGATAAATTGACTGATGATTTAACCGATGCCGGTTTTCATCGTGAAGATATCTATAATGCGTTGAACTGGTTGGAAAAGTTAGCCGATTATCAGGACGGCCTCGTCGCTCCGATTCTGCTGACTACCGATCCGCTGTCTATGCGTATCTACACCGAGGAAGAGAGTCAGCGTTTAGATGCTAACTGCCGGGGTTTCATTCTGTTCCTGGAACAGATTCAGGTGCTGAATCTGGAAACCCGCGAAATGGTTATCGAACGTATTATGGCCCTGGATACCCTCGAGTTTGATCTGGACGATCTCAAATGGGTGGTGCTGATGGTGCTGTTTAACATCCCCGGATGTGAAAATGCCTACCAGCAAATGGAAGAGCTACTTTTCGACGTCAATGAAGGAATGCTGCACTGA
- the rsmB gene encoding 16S rRNA (cytosine(967)-C(5))-methyltransferase RsmB, translated as MKNNTNLRCVAAQTIEKVVEQGQSLSNVLPAAQKSVGEKDAALLQELCYGVLRTLPQLEWIISKLMSRPMTGKQRAVHFLIMVGLYQLMFTRIPAHAALAETVEGAIALKRPQLKGLINGVLRQFQRQQEELMQQMSQGDQQYLHPKWLLTRLKQAWPTQWQQIVDANNQRPPMWLRVNRQHHGRDAWLALLAESGKTAFPHPEHTDALRLETPCPVGQLPGFDQGWVTVQDASAQGCVALLDPQNGEKILDLCAAPGGKTTHILEAAPQADVMAVDVDAQRLARISENLQRLAMKAEVKLGDGRTPAEWCGQTQFDRILLDAPCSATGVIRRHPDIKWLRRDRDIAELAALQQQILEAIWPHLKSGGTLLYATCSILPEENHLQISQFLTSHADARLVDTGDMAQPGIQVFPQADGGDGFYYAKLIKA; from the coding sequence ATGAAAAATAATACAAACTTACGTTGCGTTGCCGCTCAGACTATCGAAAAGGTGGTCGAACAGGGGCAGTCGCTCAGTAACGTGCTGCCTGCCGCACAAAAATCGGTTGGTGAGAAGGATGCGGCTCTGCTGCAGGAACTGTGTTACGGCGTTCTGCGCACGCTGCCGCAGCTGGAGTGGATTATCAGCAAGCTGATGTCCCGCCCTATGACGGGAAAACAGCGTGCGGTCCATTTCCTGATTATGGTCGGCCTTTACCAGCTGATGTTCACCCGCATTCCAGCCCATGCAGCCCTGGCGGAAACGGTAGAGGGCGCTATTGCATTAAAACGCCCCCAGCTCAAAGGGCTGATTAACGGCGTGCTTCGCCAGTTCCAGCGTCAGCAGGAAGAACTGATGCAGCAAATGAGCCAGGGCGATCAGCAGTATCTTCACCCTAAATGGCTGCTGACGCGCCTGAAGCAGGCCTGGCCAACGCAGTGGCAGCAGATTGTTGATGCAAATAATCAGCGACCGCCGATGTGGTTGCGCGTAAACCGCCAGCATCATGGCCGTGACGCCTGGCTTGCGCTGCTGGCAGAGAGTGGAAAAACGGCGTTTCCTCATCCGGAGCATACCGATGCACTGCGTCTGGAAACCCCCTGCCCGGTAGGCCAGCTCCCTGGCTTTGACCAGGGATGGGTGACCGTTCAGGATGCTTCGGCTCAGGGCTGCGTTGCGCTGCTCGATCCACAAAACGGCGAGAAGATCCTCGACCTTTGCGCCGCGCCGGGCGGCAAGACAACCCATATTCTGGAAGCCGCTCCGCAGGCTGACGTAATGGCTGTTGACGTTGATGCTCAGCGTCTGGCCAGAATTAGTGAGAATCTGCAACGACTGGCAATGAAAGCTGAGGTTAAACTCGGTGATGGCCGTACTCCAGCAGAATGGTGTGGCCAGACGCAGTTTGATCGCATCCTGCTTGATGCGCCCTGCTCTGCTACCGGTGTTATCCGTCGTCATCCTGATATCAAGTGGCTTCGCCGGGATCGGGATATCGCCGAGCTTGCGGCACTGCAGCAGCAAATCCTTGAGGCGATCTGGCCTCATCTCAAATCAGGCGGTACGCTGCTATATGCAACCTGTTCAATACTGCCCGAAGAGAACCATCTGCAGATAAGCCAGTTCCTCACCAGCCATGCAGATGCCCGGCTGGTTGATACCGGCGATATGGCCCAGCCGGGAATTCAGGTCTTTCCTCAGGCAGACGGTGGAGATGGGTTCTACTACGCTAAGTTAATAAAAGCCTGA
- a CDS encoding DNA topoisomerase family protein, with product MNKTALFAVRKNEPCPQCGAELVIRSGKHGAFLGCSHYPECDYIRPLKSQTDGHIVKVLEGQRCPVCGADLALRQGRYGMFIACSDYPECEHTEIIDKPDETTIACPQCANGKLVQRRSRYGKTFHACDRYPDCQFAVNFTPVEGTCEFCAFPLLIEKKTARGAKRFCASKACGKPVTVNGCENESKA from the coding sequence ATGAATAAAACAGCGCTTTTCGCTGTGCGAAAAAATGAACCCTGCCCCCAGTGTGGGGCAGAACTGGTTATCCGCTCCGGGAAGCATGGCGCTTTTCTTGGCTGCTCACACTATCCCGAATGCGATTATATTCGTCCCCTGAAAAGTCAGACTGACGGACATATAGTGAAAGTGCTTGAGGGACAACGCTGCCCGGTATGTGGTGCTGACCTGGCACTGCGGCAGGGACGCTATGGCATGTTTATCGCCTGTAGCGATTATCCTGAATGCGAACACACTGAAATTATCGATAAGCCAGATGAAACCACGATAGCCTGTCCGCAGTGCGCGAACGGTAAGCTGGTGCAGCGACGCTCGCGATACGGCAAAACCTTCCATGCCTGCGATCGTTATCCTGACTGCCAGTTTGCGGTGAACTTTACACCCGTAGAAGGCACCTGTGAGTTTTGTGCGTTTCCCTTGCTTATTGAGAAGAAAACCGCCAGAGGCGCTAAGCGTTTTTGTGCCAGCAAAGCCTGTGGCAAACCCGTAACAGTAAATGGTTGTGAAAATGAATCAAAAGCATGA
- the dprA gene encoding DNA-protecting protein DprA: MSPLESALRLSGVSGLSSLQRQSLLEALLQFNTPTAVDLAGLGLRSEQRQAFLQYDEKILVQTERWLNEAEHHFITPSSPYYPERLKTIGNFPLMLFIAGDPALLSSPQLAVVGSRHCSHYGREWGTWFSQSLALSGLTITSGLALGIDGIAHRAALAVQGKTLAVLGGGLEAIYPRRHQGLAQEIIDSGGALVSEFPLHVAPLSHHFPRRNRIISGLSHGVLVVEATLKSGSLVTARLALEQNRDVYALPGALGNPGSEGTHWLIQQGAMLVAHPNNIVEQMQSGLSWIPDLPTPANNSAESSNPPLPFPDVLANVGDEVTPVDVVAERAGQPVPAIVAKLLELELAGWIAAVPGGYVRLRRASHVRRTNVLI; this comes from the coding sequence ATGTCACCATTGGAAAGTGCATTAAGGCTGTCGGGCGTGTCCGGGTTATCCAGCTTGCAGCGGCAGTCACTGCTTGAAGCCTTATTGCAATTTAACACCCCTACGGCTGTCGATCTGGCTGGTCTTGGTTTGCGCAGCGAGCAGCGGCAGGCGTTTCTGCAGTATGACGAGAAGATCCTGGTTCAAACCGAACGCTGGCTGAATGAGGCTGAACATCACTTTATTACGCCATCCAGCCCTTACTACCCGGAGCGGTTAAAAACGATCGGCAACTTTCCCCTGATGCTGTTTATTGCGGGCGATCCGGCACTCTTATCCTCGCCGCAGCTGGCGGTTGTGGGCAGCCGGCACTGTTCCCATTACGGTCGTGAATGGGGGACCTGGTTTAGCCAGAGCCTGGCGCTGAGTGGTTTGACCATTACCAGCGGTCTTGCTCTGGGCATTGATGGCATTGCACATCGCGCAGCGCTGGCAGTACAGGGTAAAACCCTGGCCGTGCTGGGAGGGGGGCTGGAGGCTATTTATCCCCGGCGGCATCAGGGGTTGGCGCAGGAGATTATCGACAGTGGCGGTGCCCTGGTTTCAGAATTTCCGCTCCATGTGGCACCTCTGTCTCACCATTTTCCGCGGCGTAACCGAATAATCAGCGGGCTAAGCCACGGCGTGTTGGTGGTTGAAGCGACGTTGAAGAGCGGATCGCTGGTAACGGCACGGCTGGCTCTGGAACAGAACAGGGATGTGTATGCATTGCCCGGTGCTCTGGGGAATCCCGGGAGTGAAGGCACCCACTGGTTGATACAACAAGGGGCGATGCTGGTTGCACATCCCAATAATATAGTTGAGCAAATGCAAAGTGGCCTGTCGTGGATCCCTGATTTGCCAACGCCTGCAAACAATTCAGCAGAGAGCAGCAATCCTCCATTGCCATTTCCCGATGTGTTGGCTAACGTAGGAGATGAGGTTACACCTGTTGACGTCGTCGCTGAACGTGCCGGCCAACCTGTGCCAGCCATCGTAGCTAAGCTGCTTGAGTTGGAGTTAGCAGGGTGGATCGCAGCTGTACCCGGCGGCTATGTCCGATTGAGGAGGGCAAGCCATGTTCGACGTACTAATGTACTTATTTGA
- a CDS encoding DUF1488 domain-containing protein — protein sequence MNQAIQFPEREWWDQGVHAVCFTALVNGFQLVCAIHGEELLRRYHDEPIALDAFRNNRWDIEEEATHAIEQQQENDQGWVWLSAR from the coding sequence GTGAATCAGGCGATACAGTTTCCTGAACGAGAGTGGTGGGATCAAGGTGTTCATGCCGTTTGCTTCACCGCTCTGGTTAACGGTTTCCAGTTAGTTTGTGCCATTCACGGCGAAGAGCTGCTTCGCCGTTATCATGATGAACCCATCGCACTGGATGCTTTTCGCAATAATCGCTGGGATATAGAAGAAGAAGCAACCCACGCGATAGAACAGCAGCAGGAAAACGATCAGGGTTGGGTCTGGCTTTCTGCGAGATAG
- the fmt gene encoding methionyl-tRNA formyltransferase, giving the protein MSESLKIIFAGTPDFAARHLDALLSSGHQVVGVFTQPDRPAGRGNKLTASPVKQLAEQHSIPVFQPKSLRPAENQQLVAQLEADVMVVVAYGLILPEAVLKMPRLGCINVHGSLLPRWRGAAPIQRSLWAGDANTGVTIMQMDIGLDTGDMLYKLSCPIEASDTSATLYDKLANLGPAGMLTTLTQLAEGSATPEVQNEDLVSYAEKLSKEEARLDWSLSAAQLERCIRAFNPWPVSYFIVDEQPVKVWKASVLPAVNNRQPGEILQADKQGIQIVTADGVLNIEELQPAGKKAMKAQDLLNSRREWFIPGSVIA; this is encoded by the coding sequence GTGTCCGAATCATTAAAGATCATTTTTGCCGGCACCCCTGACTTTGCAGCGCGTCATCTGGACGCGCTGTTGTCATCAGGGCACCAGGTTGTTGGCGTATTTACCCAACCCGACCGCCCGGCTGGCCGCGGCAATAAGCTGACCGCCAGCCCGGTGAAGCAGCTGGCAGAGCAGCACAGCATACCGGTATTTCAGCCAAAGTCCTTACGCCCGGCAGAAAATCAGCAACTGGTCGCTCAGCTGGAAGCCGATGTGATGGTCGTTGTTGCCTACGGGCTGATCCTGCCTGAAGCCGTGCTGAAGATGCCTCGCCTGGGCTGCATAAACGTGCACGGTTCACTGTTACCGCGCTGGCGCGGCGCGGCACCAATTCAACGCTCACTCTGGGCGGGCGATGCAAACACCGGCGTAACGATTATGCAGATGGATATCGGTCTGGATACCGGGGATATGCTTTATAAGCTGTCCTGCCCGATTGAAGCCAGCGATACCAGTGCCACACTTTATGACAAGCTGGCGAACCTTGGCCCTGCCGGTATGCTCACCACGCTGACGCAGCTGGCCGAGGGTAGCGCCACGCCTGAAGTGCAGAACGAAGATCTGGTCAGTTATGCAGAAAAGCTGAGCAAAGAAGAAGCCCGCCTCGACTGGTCTCTCTCTGCCGCACAGCTGGAACGCTGTATTCGAGCTTTCAATCCCTGGCCGGTAAGCTACTTCATCGTTGACGAGCAGCCGGTAAAAGTATGGAAAGCATCCGTACTCCCAGCCGTGAATAACCGCCAGCCGGGTGAAATTCTGCAGGCTGATAAACAGGGCATTCAGATTGTCACCGCCGACGGCGTGCTCAATATTGAAGAACTGCAGCCAGCCGGCAAGAAAGCAATGAAAGCACAGGATCTGCTCAACTCCCGCCGTGAATGGTTCATCCCGGGCAGCGTTATTGCCTGA
- the aroE gene encoding shikimate dehydrogenase, with translation MSSYVVFGNPIQHSKSPRIHQLFAEQTAIPHPYDRFCAPLDGFKQTVDEFFAQGGGGANVTLPFKQQAYELCTELTERAALAGAVNTLKKLDDGRILGDNTDGIGLLSDLQRLNLIKENDRILLIGAGGAARGAILPLLNFNCSITIVNRTHTKAQELVEVFQHHGAIRALAADELLDAQFDLIINATSSGVAGSVPNLPAVLVDSRVRCYDMFYQIGDTPFLLWCRQQGASEMADGLGMLVGQAAHAFKLWHGVMPEIAPVIAKLKHEMLA, from the coding sequence ATGTCGTCTTACGTCGTATTCGGTAATCCGATTCAGCACAGTAAATCCCCCCGCATTCACCAACTTTTTGCCGAGCAAACGGCAATTCCTCATCCTTACGATCGCTTTTGTGCTCCGCTGGATGGGTTTAAGCAGACGGTGGATGAATTTTTTGCCCAGGGCGGTGGCGGTGCAAATGTCACTTTGCCTTTTAAACAACAGGCTTATGAGCTCTGTACTGAGCTGACGGAGCGCGCGGCGCTGGCGGGTGCAGTCAATACCCTGAAAAAACTGGATGATGGTCGAATCCTTGGGGATAACACCGATGGTATCGGCCTGCTCAGCGACCTGCAGCGACTGAACCTGATCAAAGAAAACGACAGGATCCTGTTGATCGGTGCTGGCGGTGCAGCACGTGGTGCGATCCTGCCGCTGCTGAATTTCAACTGCAGTATCACTATCGTTAACCGAACTCATACTAAGGCCCAGGAGCTGGTCGAAGTATTCCAGCATCACGGGGCCATTCGCGCGCTGGCGGCAGATGAACTTCTTGATGCGCAATTTGATTTGATCATCAATGCCACCTCGAGCGGGGTGGCCGGAAGTGTACCGAACCTGCCAGCGGTGCTGGTGGATAGCCGGGTTCGCTGCTACGACATGTTTTATCAGATCGGCGATACGCCGTTTCTTCTGTGGTGTCGGCAGCAGGGGGCAAGTGAAATGGCGGATGGTTTAGGGATGCTGGTGGGGCAGGCGGCACATGCGTTTAAGCTCTGGCACGGCGTTATGCCGGAGATCGCCCCCGTTATCGCTAAACTGAAACATGAGATGCTGGCGTGA
- the trkA gene encoding Trk system potassium transporter TrkA — MKIIILGAGQVGGTLAENLVGENNDITVVDTDPLRLRQLQDKFDLRVVQGHGSHPRVLREAGAEDADMLVAVTNSDETNMVACQVAYSLFNTPNRIARIRAPDYIRDADKLFIPEAVPIDHLISPEQLVIDNIYRLIEYPGALQVVNFAEGKVSLAVVKAYYGGPLVGNALSVMREHMPHIDTRVAAIFRQDRPIRPQGSTIIEAGDEVFFIAASQHIRAVMSEYQRLEKPYKRIMIVGGGNIGFGLAQRLEKNYSVKLIERDQQRAAELAEHLQNTIVFYGDASDQELLAEEHVDQIDLFIAITNDDEANIMSAMLAKRMGAKKAMVLIQRRAYVDLVQGSVIDIAISPQQATISALLGHVRKADIVGVSSLRRGVAEAIEAIAHGEETTSKVVGRLIDDIKLPPGTIIGAVVRGNDVMIANDNLRIEQGDHVIMFLTDKKFVPDVERLFQPSPFFL, encoded by the coding sequence ATGAAAATCATCATTCTTGGCGCTGGACAGGTTGGCGGCACGCTCGCAGAAAACCTGGTCGGTGAAAACAACGATATTACCGTGGTCGATACCGACCCACTTCGCCTGCGCCAGCTCCAGGACAAGTTTGATTTACGCGTCGTTCAGGGGCACGGCTCTCATCCTCGCGTACTGCGTGAGGCCGGGGCAGAAGATGCCGATATGCTGGTTGCCGTGACCAACTCTGACGAAACCAATATGGTTGCCTGTCAGGTCGCTTACTCCCTGTTTAATACCCCCAATCGCATCGCGCGTATTCGTGCTCCGGACTATATTCGCGATGCCGATAAGCTGTTTATCCCCGAAGCCGTGCCGATCGATCATTTGATCTCACCGGAACAGCTGGTCATCGATAATATTTATCGCCTTATCGAATATCCCGGGGCCTTGCAGGTGGTCAATTTCGCCGAGGGAAAAGTCAGTCTGGCGGTAGTTAAAGCCTACTATGGTGGACCGCTGGTCGGTAATGCGCTCTCCGTAATGCGTGAGCATATGCCGCACATCGACACCCGGGTCGCCGCTATATTCCGTCAGGATCGGCCTATCCGTCCTCAGGGGTCAACGATTATTGAGGCCGGTGATGAAGTCTTCTTTATCGCGGCAAGCCAGCATATTCGGGCGGTGATGAGCGAGTATCAGCGGCTGGAAAAACCTTATAAGCGCATTATGATCGTCGGCGGCGGTAATATTGGCTTTGGTCTGGCACAGCGGCTCGAAAAGAATTACAGCGTTAAGCTGATCGAGCGCGATCAGCAACGCGCAGCTGAACTGGCCGAGCACCTGCAGAACACCATCGTATTTTATGGCGATGCGTCGGATCAGGAACTGCTGGCTGAAGAGCATGTCGATCAGATCGATCTGTTTATTGCCATCACCAACGATGACGAGGCCAACATCATGTCGGCCATGCTGGCCAAGCGTATGGGGGCTAAAAAAGCCATGGTGCTTATCCAGCGACGTGCCTACGTCGATCTGGTCCAGGGAAGCGTAATTGATATCGCCATTTCACCTCAGCAGGCAACCATTTCGGCACTGCTGGGCCACGTCCGTAAAGCGGACATTGTTGGCGTTTCGTCGTTACGTCGCGGTGTAGCGGAAGCGATTGAAGCTATCGCCCACGGCGAGGAAACGACCTCCAAAGTGGTTGGCCGCCTCATTGATGACATCAAGCTACCGCCCGGCACCATTATCGGTGCAGTGGTGCGCGGTAACGACGTGATGATCGCTAATGATAATCTGCGCATTGAACAGGGCGATCACGTGATTATGTTCCTGACCGACAAGAAATTCGTTCCGGACGTTGAGCGCTTGTTCCAGCCGAGCCCCTTCTTCCTGTAG
- the def gene encoding peptide deformylase: protein MSVLQVLHFPDERLRIVAKPVKEVNADIQRIVDDMFETMYAEEGIGLAATQVDIHQRIIVIDVSENRDERLVLINPELLEESGETGIEEGCLSIPEQRALVPRAEKVKIRALDRDGNSYELEADGLLAICIQHEMDHLVGKLFIDYLSPMKRQRIRQKLEKLYRQNARD from the coding sequence ATGTCAGTCTTGCAGGTATTACATTTTCCTGACGAGCGCCTGCGCATCGTTGCGAAACCCGTGAAAGAAGTAAATGCCGATATTCAACGTATCGTCGATGATATGTTTGAAACGATGTACGCCGAAGAAGGCATCGGCCTGGCCGCCACTCAGGTTGATATTCATCAGCGTATTATCGTGATTGATGTGTCCGAAAATCGCGATGAACGCCTGGTGCTGATCAATCCTGAACTGCTGGAAGAAAGCGGTGAAACCGGTATTGAAGAAGGCTGCCTGTCAATCCCGGAACAACGCGCTCTGGTCCCTCGCGCGGAAAAAGTGAAAATCCGTGCGCTTGACCGCGATGGAAACAGCTATGAGCTTGAAGCTGATGGCCTGCTGGCTATTTGTATCCAACATGAAATGGATCATCTGGTTGGGAAACTGTTTATTGATTACCTGTCGCCAATGAAACGTCAGCGTATTCGCCAGAAACTGGAAAAGCTTTATCGCCAGAATGCCCGTGACTGA
- the tsaC gene encoding L-threonylcarbamoyladenylate synthase type 1 TsaC has protein sequence MNQKHDSVELCIRQLQLSAVIAYPTEAVFGLGCDPDSESAVMALLALKRRPVDKGLILIAGDYQQLVPYIADEQLTVEQKERMFSRWPGPVTWVLPARADTPHWLTGRFSSLAVRVSDHPDVVQLCSQFGKPLVSTSANLSGLPPCRDADEVLAQFGANFPVLRGETGGRLNPSEIRDVLTGELIRQG, from the coding sequence ATGAATCAAAAGCATGACTCCGTTGAGCTATGCATCAGACAGCTGCAGCTGTCTGCGGTCATTGCTTATCCCACCGAAGCGGTATTTGGTCTTGGCTGCGATCCCGACAGCGAATCGGCCGTCATGGCATTGCTGGCATTAAAGCGTCGACCGGTTGATAAAGGGCTGATTTTAATTGCCGGGGATTATCAGCAGCTTGTTCCTTATATTGCCGATGAGCAGCTCACCGTTGAACAGAAAGAACGCATGTTTTCTCGCTGGCCCGGGCCGGTAACATGGGTATTGCCTGCACGAGCGGACACACCGCATTGGTTAACCGGCCGTTTTAGTTCGCTCGCCGTCCGCGTCAGCGACCATCCGGACGTGGTGCAACTGTGCAGTCAGTTCGGTAAGCCGCTGGTTTCCACCAGTGCAAACCTGAGTGGATTGCCCCCTTGCCGTGATGCAGATGAAGTTCTGGCACAGTTCGGTGCCAACTTTCCCGTTCTGCGGGGGGAAACGGGAGGACGCCTCAATCCTTCAGAGATCCGCGATGTGTTAACCGGTGAATTGATTCGCCAGGGATAA
- the mscL gene encoding large-conductance mechanosensitive channel protein MscL, producing the protein MSLFKEFRDFAMRGNVVDLAVGVIIGAAFGKIVSSLVANIIMPPLGLLIGGVDFKQFSWVLKAADGTAPAVVMEYGIFLQTIFDFVIVAFAIFMAIKIMNRMYKKKEVEKPAPKPSAEETLLTEIRDLLKAQNNKTL; encoded by the coding sequence ATGAGTTTATTCAAAGAGTTTCGCGATTTCGCGATGCGTGGCAATGTCGTTGACCTCGCTGTGGGTGTTATCATCGGTGCCGCGTTCGGTAAGATCGTGTCTTCTCTGGTCGCAAATATCATCATGCCCCCACTGGGCCTGCTGATTGGCGGCGTCGACTTTAAGCAGTTTAGCTGGGTACTTAAAGCGGCCGATGGTACTGCCCCCGCCGTTGTCATGGAATACGGCATATTTCTGCAAACCATTTTTGATTTTGTCATCGTCGCCTTTGCTATCTTCATGGCAATCAAGATTATGAACAGAATGTACAAGAAGAAAGAAGTGGAAAAACCGGCACCTAAGCCTTCTGCAGAAGAAACGTTGCTTACCGAAATTCGCGATCTGCTGAAAGCGCAGAACAATAAAACGCTGTAA
- a CDS encoding alternative ribosome-rescue factor A, with translation MANYQHRKGVIRDNALEALLTDPLFKPRIEVNVKGKGSYRRKEKHGKKGNWEASGKGELNHLPLAFCFTGIKKPSIPTVFCFS, from the coding sequence GTGGCAAATTATCAGCACAGGAAGGGTGTTATCCGTGATAACGCACTTGAAGCCTTACTTACCGACCCGTTATTTAAACCCCGAATCGAAGTCAACGTTAAAGGAAAAGGAAGTTACCGCCGTAAAGAAAAACACGGCAAGAAAGGTAACTGGGAGGCCAGTGGTAAAGGCGAACTCAACCATTTACCACTGGCCTTCTGCTTTACAGGCATAAAAAAACCGTCGATTCCGACGGTTTTTTGTTTCTCATAA
- a CDS encoding gamma carbonic anhydrase family protein, translated as MSHNVRAYKGVSPRLGERVMIDPTSVIIGNVVMEDDVGIWPLVVIRGDVNQVTIGKRTNIQDGSVLHLTHKSAVNPEGFPLIVGEDVTVGHKAMLHGCTIGNRVLVGMGAILLDGVVVEDDVMIGAGSLVAPGKRLESGYLYLGNPAKKARPLTEAEIAGLLYSASNYVSWKNDYLAESQTQP; from the coding sequence ATGAGTCACAACGTACGTGCGTATAAAGGTGTGAGTCCGCGGTTGGGCGAGCGGGTAATGATCGATCCCACCAGCGTGATCATTGGTAACGTGGTCATGGAGGACGATGTGGGGATCTGGCCCCTGGTGGTGATCCGCGGCGACGTTAATCAGGTCACCATCGGCAAACGTACCAATATTCAGGATGGCAGCGTACTGCATCTGACACATAAATCGGCCGTTAACCCGGAAGGATTTCCGCTTATCGTTGGCGAAGACGTTACCGTAGGGCATAAAGCCATGCTTCACGGCTGTACTATTGGCAATCGGGTTCTGGTTGGTATGGGGGCAATACTGCTGGATGGTGTAGTTGTAGAGGATGACGTAATGATTGGTGCCGGCAGCCTGGTTGCACCGGGGAAGCGTCTTGAAAGCGGTTATCTCTATTTAGGCAACCCGGCAAAGAAAGCCCGACCCTTAACGGAAGCTGAAATCGCAGGGCTGCTCTATTCAGCCAGTAACTATGTCTCCTGGAAAAACGACTATCTCGCAGAAAGCCAGACCCAACCCTGA
- the zntR gene encoding Zn(2+)-responsive transcriptional regulator, with protein MYRIGQLAKLADVTPDTIRFYEKQQMMDHEIRTEGGFRLYSDNDLQRLRFIRYGRQLGFTLDAIRELLSIRVDPEHHTCQESKTIVQKRLTEVEERIAELQHMQRSLKRLNDACCGTAHSSVYCSILEALEKGAMTPFAKTGD; from the coding sequence ATGTACCGTATTGGACAACTGGCAAAACTTGCAGACGTAACGCCGGATACTATCCGCTTTTATGAAAAACAGCAGATGATGGACCATGAGATCCGAACGGAGGGGGGATTCCGACTCTACAGTGATAACGATTTGCAGCGGCTCAGGTTTATTCGCTACGGCCGGCAGCTGGGATTCACGCTTGATGCGATCCGGGAACTGCTTTCGATCCGTGTCGATCCCGAGCATCATACCTGCCAGGAATCGAAAACGATTGTTCAGAAGCGGCTGACCGAAGTCGAAGAGAGGATCGCCGAACTGCAACACATGCAGCGTTCACTGAAGCGGTTGAACGATGCCTGCTGCGGAACCGCGCACAGCAGCGTGTACTGTTCGATCCTGGAGGCGCTTGAAAAAGGAGCAATGACACCTTTTGCTAAAACAGGCGATTGA
- a CDS encoding DUF1992 domain-containing protein — translation MSLLDQLAEKHILAALREGELDNLPGAGHPLQLDDDSHVPPELRAGYRLLKNSGYLPPELEMRREAIELDQLLSGIDPQDESYDLHARRLHLLELRLKQAGMSTDFLRGGYGSKIQQRFGEES, via the coding sequence ATGTCATTGCTCGATCAGCTTGCTGAAAAACATATTCTCGCTGCCCTGCGGGAGGGCGAACTCGATAATCTTCCCGGCGCAGGTCATCCGCTGCAGCTGGATGATGACAGCCACGTTCCCCCGGAACTCCGCGCGGGGTATCGCTTGCTTAAAAATTCAGGCTATCTGCCACCCGAACTGGAGATGCGGCGGGAAGCTATTGAACTGGATCAATTGCTGAGCGGCATCGATCCACAGGATGAGAGCTATGATCTTCATGCCCGCCGGCTGCATCTGCTTGAGCTTCGCCTGAAGCAGGCAGGGATGAGCACTGATTTTCTTCGCGGCGGCTATGGTTCGAAGATTCAGCAGCGTTTTGGAGAAGAAAGCTAA